The Acipenser ruthenus chromosome 25, fAciRut3.2 maternal haplotype, whole genome shotgun sequence genome has a window encoding:
- the LOC117414261 gene encoding elongation factor 1-alpha 1-like — translation MGKEKTHINIVVIGHVDSGKSTTTGHLIYKCGGIDKRAIEKFEKEAAEMGKGSFKYAWVLDKLKAERERGITIDISLWKFETTKYYVTIIDAPGHRDFIKNMITGTSQADCAVLIVAGGVGEFEAGISKNGQTREHALLAYTLGVKQLIIGVNKMDSTEPPYSQKRYEEITKEVGTYIKKIGYNPATVAFVPISGWHGDNMLEPSANMPWFKGWKVERKEGNANGTTLLEALDSILPPVRPTNKPLRLPLQDVYKIGGIGTVPVGRVETGTLKAGMIVTFAPANVTTEVKSVEMHHETLVEALPGDNVGFNIKNVSVKDIRRGNVAGDSKNDPPMEAGSFTAQVIVLNHPGQINAGYAPVLDCHTAHIACKFAELKEKIDRRSGKKLEDNPKFVKSGDAAIVNMVPGKPMCVESFSDYPPLGRFAVRDMRQTVAVGVIKAVDKKAAGAGKVTKAAVKAAKK, via the exons ATGGGAAAGGAAAAGACCCACATCAACATCGTCGTTATCGGACACGTCGACTCCGGTAAATCCACCACTACCGGCCACCTCATCTACAAATGCGGGGGCATCGACAAGCGAGCCATCGAGAAATTCGAGAAGGAGGCCGCTGAG ATGGGGAAAGGCTCCTTCAAGTATGCCTGGGTGTTGGACAAGCTGAAGGCTGAGCGTGAGCGTGGCATCACCATTGACATCTCCCTCTGGaagtttgaaacaacaaaatatTACGTCACCATCATTGATGCTCCCGGCCACAGAGATTTCATCAAGAACATGATCACCGGGACCTCGCAG GCTGACTGTGCTGTGCTGATTGTTGCTGGAGGTGTTGGTGAGTTTGAAGCCGGTATCTCTAAGAACGGACAGACCCGTGAACACGCCCTCCTGGCCTACACTCTGGGTGTGAAGCAGCTCATCATTGGCGTCAACAAGATGGACTCCACTGAGCCACCCTACAGCCAGAAACGTTACGAGGAAATCACCAAGGAAGTCGGCACCTACATCAAGAAGATCGGCTACAACCCCGCCACTGTGGCCTTTGTGCCCATCTCTGGCTGGCATGGAGACAACATGCTGGAGCCCAGCGCAAAT ATGCCCTGGTTCAAGGGATGGAAGGTTGAGCGTAAGGAGGGCAATGCCAACGGCACCACCCTGCTAGAGGCGCTGGACTCCATCCTCCCTCCCGTGCGCCCCACAAACAAGCCCCTGCGTCTGCCCCTGCAGGATGTCTACAAGATCGGAG GTATTGGAACTGTACCCGTGGGCCGTGTGGAGACTGGCACCCTGAAGGCTGGCATGATCGTCACCTTTGCCCCTGCCAATGTGACTACTGAAGTGAAGTCTGTGGAAATGCACCACGAGACCCTGGTAGAGGCTCTTCCTGGAGACAATGTTGGCTTCAACATCAAGAACGTGTCTGTCAAGGACATCCGTCGTGGCAACGTGGCTGGGGACAGCAAGAATGACCCACCCATGGAGGCTGGCTCCTTCACTGCCCAG GTTATTGTCCTGAACCACCCTGGCCAGATCAATGCTGGTTACGCTCCAGTGCTGGATTGCCACACTGCTCACATTGCCTGCAAGTTCGCCGAGCTCAAGGAAAAGATTGACCGTCGTTCCGGCAAGAAGCTGGAAGACAACCCCAAGTTTGTCAAGTCTGGAGACGCTGCCATTGTGAACATGGTCCCTGGGAAACCCATGTGTGTGGAGAGCTTCTCTGACTACCCTCCCCTCG GTCGTTTTGCTGTGCGTGACATGAGGCAGACGGTCGCTGTCGGTGTCATCAAGGCTGTTGACAAGAAGGCTGCTGGAGCTGGCAAGGTCACCAAGGCTGCGGTGAAGGCTGCCAAGAAATGA